From one Micromonospora siamensis genomic stretch:
- the tnpB gene encoding IS607 family element RNA-guided endonuclease TnpB → MKTIQAYRFALDLTPGQERGVLAHAGAARVAHNWALARVKAVMDQRAAERTYGVPEELLTPSLPWSLPALRKAWNAAKADVAPWWRECSKEAFNTGLDALARALKNWADCRSGKRAGRPVGFPRFKSRRRTTPSVRFTTGAIRVEPDRKHVVLPRLGRLKLHESARKLARRLDNGTARIMSATLRRDGSRWHVAFCVEVQRADCRPRRPGSVVGVDLGVKRLAVLSTGELVPNPRHLVTAQQRMRALGRALARKTGPDRRTGQHASKRWQRAAARLSRVHARVANLRRDGLHKLTTRLAREHGTVVVEDLNVAGMLRNRKLARHVADAGFAEIRRQLAYKTTWNGGRLLVADRWYPSSKTCSGCGAVKTKLTLSDREYLCEACGLALDRDHNASLNLAALAAQFDTAGSGPVAGRGADRKTPLAGPVAVKRQPGTAPAGQTGTVPPQGGTTTRVLTKAQ, encoded by the coding sequence GTGAAGACCATCCAGGCGTATCGGTTCGCCCTTGACCTCACTCCTGGGCAGGAACGTGGCGTGCTGGCGCACGCCGGGGCGGCTCGGGTCGCCCACAACTGGGCGCTTGCCAGGGTCAAGGCGGTTATGGACCAGCGCGCCGCGGAGCGCACCTACGGTGTGCCGGAGGAGTTGCTGACCCCGTCGCTGCCGTGGTCACTTCCGGCGCTGCGCAAGGCGTGGAACGCTGCCAAGGCTGACGTCGCGCCGTGGTGGCGGGAGTGCTCGAAGGAGGCGTTCAACACCGGCCTCGACGCCCTCGCCCGCGCGTTGAAGAACTGGGCCGACTGCCGCTCGGGCAAGCGCGCCGGGCGGCCCGTGGGGTTCCCCCGGTTCAAGTCCCGCCGCCGCACCACCCCGTCGGTGCGGTTCACCACCGGCGCCATCCGCGTCGAGCCGGACCGCAAGCATGTCGTCCTGCCCCGGCTCGGCCGGTTGAAGCTGCACGAGTCCGCCCGCAAGCTCGCCCGCCGACTCGACAACGGCACCGCCCGGATCATGTCCGCCACCCTGCGCCGTGACGGCAGCCGATGGCACGTCGCGTTCTGCGTCGAGGTGCAACGCGCCGACTGCCGGCCCCGCCGGCCGGGGTCGGTCGTCGGCGTGGACCTCGGCGTGAAGCGCCTCGCGGTGCTGTCTACCGGTGAACTGGTCCCGAACCCGCGGCACCTGGTGACCGCACAACAGCGGATGCGGGCGCTGGGCCGGGCACTGGCGCGCAAAACCGGCCCGGACCGACGCACCGGCCAACACGCGTCGAAACGGTGGCAGCGGGCGGCAGCCCGGCTCAGCCGGGTACATGCCCGGGTAGCGAACCTGCGCCGCGACGGGCTGCACAAGCTCACCACCCGACTCGCTCGCGAGCACGGCACGGTCGTGGTCGAAGACCTCAACGTCGCCGGGATGCTGCGCAACCGCAAGCTGGCCCGGCACGTCGCCGACGCCGGGTTCGCCGAGATCCGCCGCCAACTGGCCTACAAAACCACCTGGAACGGTGGCCGGTTGCTGGTGGCCGACCGCTGGTACCCCTCCTCGAAAACCTGCTCGGGCTGCGGTGCGGTGAAAACCAAGCTGACCCTCTCCGATCGGGAATACCTCTGCGAGGCGTGCGGCCTGGCCCTCGACCGGGACCACAACGCCTCACTCAACCTGGCCGCCTTGGCGGCGCAGTTCGACACCGCCGGGAGTGGCCCGGTGGCAGGACGTGGAGCCGACCGTAAGACCCCGCTCGCCGGGCCGGTGGCTGTGAAGCGTCAACCCGGCACCGCACCAGCGGGTCAGACCGGAACCGTCCCACCGCAAGGCGGGACTACCACTCGGGTGCTCACCAAAGCGCAGTGA
- a CDS encoding FadR/GntR family transcriptional regulator, with protein sequence MTRPVDSPAVPPRGHRVRQTIAQLRERILGGEWPVGTRIPTEPQLVAALGVGRNTVREAVRALVHAGVLEPRQGSGTYVVSTDELAPVVARRLTDDRMTEVVEVRRAFEVEAARLAASRRTPADLAALDAALAAREAAWRAGRVDEFVEADAALHTAVVAAAHNGMLAELYASVGAALRSTVAQAMGDALTAERYVDHSRLVTAIADGDPARAAIEAGAFLEPAPKAGYRWPFDRQ encoded by the coding sequence GTGACACGACCCGTGGATTCCCCGGCCGTGCCGCCGCGCGGCCACCGGGTGCGCCAGACGATCGCCCAGCTCCGCGAGCGGATCCTCGGCGGCGAGTGGCCGGTCGGCACGCGCATCCCCACCGAGCCGCAACTGGTCGCCGCGCTGGGCGTGGGGCGCAACACCGTCCGGGAGGCGGTCCGCGCCCTGGTGCACGCCGGGGTGCTCGAACCCCGGCAGGGCTCCGGCACGTACGTGGTGTCCACCGACGAACTCGCCCCGGTGGTGGCCCGCCGGCTCACCGACGACCGGATGACCGAGGTGGTCGAGGTGCGCCGGGCCTTCGAGGTGGAGGCGGCCCGGCTGGCCGCCAGCAGGCGTACCCCCGCCGACCTGGCCGCCCTCGACGCCGCGCTCGCCGCCCGCGAGGCGGCCTGGCGCGCGGGCCGGGTCGACGAGTTCGTCGAGGCCGACGCCGCCCTGCACACGGCGGTGGTCGCGGCGGCCCACAACGGCATGCTCGCCGAGCTCTACGCCTCGGTCGGCGCGGCGCTGCGCAGCACGGTCGCGCAGGCCATGGGGGACGCGCTCACCGCCGAGCGGTACGTCGACCACAGCCGATTGGTGACCGCCATCGCCGACGGGGATCCCGCCCGGGCGGCGATCGAAGCCGGCGCTTTTCTGGAGCCCGCTCCGAAGGCTGGCTACCGGTGGCCATTCGATCGTCAGTAG
- a CDS encoding MFS transporter translates to MLLVALNLRAAVTSLGALLDEVRTGLGLSGTMAGVVTTLPTVAFAGLGALTPWLVRRFAPARLLVAAMLALAVGQVLRVLTDSAPVFLLTSALALAGIAVANILLPMLVKQHFPHRTGLVTGAYTMALTAGTTIAAASAVPIAHAFGSWRAGLGVWAGLAAVAVLPWVPLALRARAARRAAPATAAPAARTRIRPARTGLGWAMAVYFGAQSLSGYAIMGWLAQLFRDAGYQPESAGLLLAGVTALGVPIALLMPALAGRLRTLRPLVLSLTAASTAAYLGLALAPQGPALLWVALLAVGQGAFPLILTTIGLRARTAEGTVALSAFAQSTGYVIAALGPLLVGVLYEATGGWVAPIGFLLGALAVQTTAGMVIARPRFIEDGR, encoded by the coding sequence ATGCTGCTGGTCGCGCTGAACCTGCGGGCCGCCGTCACCAGCCTCGGGGCCCTGCTCGACGAGGTACGCACCGGCCTGGGGCTCTCCGGCACGATGGCCGGCGTCGTCACCACGCTGCCCACCGTCGCCTTCGCCGGCCTGGGGGCGCTCACCCCGTGGCTGGTCCGCCGGTTCGCCCCGGCCCGGCTGCTGGTGGCCGCCATGCTCGCCCTCGCCGTCGGGCAGGTGCTGCGGGTGCTCACCGACTCGGCCCCGGTCTTCCTGCTCACCAGCGCGCTGGCCCTGGCCGGCATCGCGGTGGCGAACATCCTGCTGCCGATGCTGGTCAAGCAGCACTTCCCGCACCGCACCGGGCTGGTCACCGGGGCGTACACTATGGCGTTGACCGCGGGCACCACGATCGCCGCCGCCTCCGCAGTGCCGATCGCGCACGCCTTCGGGTCCTGGCGGGCCGGGCTCGGCGTCTGGGCCGGGCTGGCCGCGGTGGCCGTACTCCCGTGGGTGCCGCTGGCGCTGCGGGCCCGCGCCGCCCGACGGGCCGCGCCCGCGACGGCGGCCCCGGCCGCCCGCACCCGGATTCGGCCGGCCCGCACCGGGCTCGGCTGGGCGATGGCGGTGTACTTCGGCGCCCAGTCGCTCAGCGGGTACGCGATCATGGGCTGGCTGGCCCAGCTGTTCCGCGACGCCGGCTACCAGCCGGAGAGCGCCGGGCTGCTGCTCGCCGGGGTGACCGCGCTGGGCGTACCGATCGCGCTGCTGATGCCGGCACTCGCCGGCCGGCTCCGCACGCTGCGGCCGCTGGTGCTGTCGCTGACCGCCGCGTCCACCGCCGCCTACCTCGGGTTGGCGCTCGCGCCCCAGGGCCCCGCGCTGCTCTGGGTGGCGCTGCTCGCCGTCGGCCAGGGCGCCTTCCCGCTGATCCTCACCACCATCGGCCTGCGCGCCCGCACCGCCGAGGGCACCGTGGCGCTGTCGGCCTTCGCGCAGAGCACCGGGTACGTCATCGCCGCGCTCGGACCGCTGCTCGTCGGTGTCCTCTACGAGGCGACCGGCGGCTGGGTGGCGCCGATCGGCTTCCTGCTCGGCGCGCTGGCCGTGCAGACGACCGCGGGCATGGTGATCGCCCGCCCCCGGTTCATCGAGGACGGGCGCTGA
- the mscL gene encoding large conductance mechanosensitive channel protein MscL, translated as MLKGFKDFIMRGNVVDLAVGVVIGAAFTGVVTAFTSSFLQPLIKMVGATPTGPGAHIKLGEKNYIEWGQFLNALVTFLLTAAVLYFLVVFPMNKLAERRRRGEEPPPAAPSEEVKLLTEIRDALVAAGQSRPGEAVPGQYRGALDDVLGRRTEPPAPR; from the coding sequence ATGCTCAAGGGCTTCAAAGACTTCATCATGCGCGGAAACGTCGTCGACCTGGCGGTCGGTGTCGTTATCGGCGCGGCGTTCACGGGCGTGGTCACCGCCTTCACCAGCTCGTTCCTCCAGCCGCTGATCAAGATGGTCGGCGCTACCCCAACTGGCCCCGGGGCGCACATCAAGCTGGGCGAGAAGAACTACATCGAGTGGGGCCAGTTCCTCAACGCGCTGGTCACCTTCCTGCTGACCGCGGCGGTGCTCTACTTCCTGGTCGTCTTCCCGATGAACAAGCTGGCCGAGCGGCGCCGGCGGGGCGAGGAGCCGCCGCCCGCCGCGCCGAGCGAGGAGGTCAAGCTGCTCACCGAGATCCGGGACGCCCTGGTCGCCGCCGGCCAGTCCCGGCCCGGCGAGGCGGTGCCCGGTCAGTACCGGGGCGCACTGGACGACGTGCTCGGCCGCCGCACGGAGCCGCCCGCGCCGCGCTGA
- a CDS encoding pyridoxamine 5'-phosphate oxidase family protein → MGKTYPRIDGRLRDFILTQPMFFTATAPLSGDGTINLSPKGLTGSFAVLDESTVAYLDFAGSNAETIAHLRENGRITLMWCAFSGPPNIVRVHGRGEPVFRDDPRWAELVGHFPDIDTSVHGLRAIVVVRAELIRDTCGYAVPLMTYDQDRDLHAKRFAREDDASLDAYFAKKDHVATSIDGLPGLPLPLPPTPAVAPAAG, encoded by the coding sequence ATGGGGAAAACGTACCCTCGGATCGACGGACGTCTCCGGGACTTCATCCTGACCCAGCCGATGTTCTTCACCGCGACGGCTCCGCTGAGCGGTGACGGCACGATCAACCTCTCGCCCAAGGGGCTGACCGGCTCGTTCGCCGTCCTGGACGAGTCGACGGTGGCCTACCTGGACTTCGCCGGCAGCAACGCCGAGACCATCGCGCACCTGCGGGAGAACGGCCGGATCACGTTGATGTGGTGCGCCTTCTCCGGGCCGCCGAACATCGTGCGGGTGCACGGCCGGGGCGAGCCGGTCTTCCGCGACGACCCGCGCTGGGCCGAGCTGGTCGGTCACTTCCCGGACATCGACACCAGCGTGCACGGGCTGCGGGCGATCGTCGTGGTGCGGGCCGAGCTGATCCGGGACACGTGCGGCTACGCGGTGCCGCTGATGACGTACGACCAGGACCGGGACCTGCACGCCAAGCGTTTCGCCCGGGAGGACGACGCGTCGTTGGACGCGTACTTCGCGAAGAAGGACCACGTGGCGACGAGCATCGACGGGCTGCCGGGGCTGCCCCTGCCGTTGCCCCCGACGCCGGCGGTGGCGCCGGCCGCCGGCTGA
- a CDS encoding SpoIIE family protein phosphatase, with product MSREVVADDGLWFRIEGGSAVGGVRRAAERLGMQLELGAEHVADLAIVAAELTSNLVKHAQEGAMLVRPVRRAGRAGVELVAIDSGPGMADLTLSSRDGHSTTGTLGIGLGAIARQATWFDGYSRPGRGTVFAVQVWSGEAPQPSWAGALTRPITGEQVSGDGYAVRVAEGRRQLLACDGLGHGPLAASATGAALAAFRDAPAGPPGVVVQHLHRAMSHTRGAALAVAEIDPEAGVLRYAGLGNISAAVVEEGQRRRGLVSLPGIAGHQRPTVREYDYPFGPDATLVMHSDGVVDRWDLADYPGLAGRAPTVVAATLLRDAGTRRDDACVLVARSRP from the coding sequence ATGAGCCGGGAGGTCGTCGCCGACGACGGTCTCTGGTTCCGGATCGAGGGCGGCAGCGCGGTCGGCGGGGTACGCCGGGCCGCCGAACGCCTCGGCATGCAGCTGGAACTGGGTGCCGAACACGTCGCCGACCTGGCCATCGTCGCGGCGGAACTCACCAGCAACCTGGTCAAGCACGCGCAGGAAGGCGCCATGCTGGTCCGGCCGGTACGCCGGGCCGGCCGGGCCGGGGTGGAACTGGTCGCCATCGACTCCGGACCCGGCATGGCCGACCTCACCCTCTCCTCCCGCGACGGCCACTCGACCACCGGCACGCTCGGCATCGGGCTCGGTGCGATCGCCCGCCAGGCGACCTGGTTCGACGGCTACTCCCGCCCCGGCCGGGGCACGGTCTTCGCCGTCCAGGTCTGGTCCGGGGAAGCGCCGCAACCGTCGTGGGCGGGCGCCCTGACCCGCCCGATCACCGGCGAGCAGGTCAGCGGGGACGGCTACGCCGTACGCGTCGCCGAGGGCCGGCGGCAGCTGCTCGCCTGCGACGGACTCGGCCACGGCCCGCTGGCCGCCTCCGCCACCGGCGCGGCGCTCGCCGCGTTCCGGGACGCGCCCGCCGGGCCGCCCGGCGTCGTGGTGCAGCACCTGCACCGCGCCATGTCGCACACCCGGGGGGCGGCGCTGGCCGTCGCCGAGATCGACCCGGAGGCGGGCGTGCTGCGCTACGCCGGGTTGGGCAACATCTCCGCCGCGGTGGTCGAGGAGGGCCAACGGCGGCGAGGGCTGGTGTCGCTGCCCGGCATCGCCGGGCACCAGCGGCCGACCGTCCGCGAGTACGACTACCCGTTCGGCCCGGACGCGACGCTGGTGATGCACAGCGACGGGGTGGTGGACCGCTGGGACCTGGCCGACTACCCGGGGCTGGCCGGACGGGCCCCGACGGTCGTCGCGGCCACCCTGCTGCGCGACGCGGGCACCCGCCGCGACGACGCCTGCGTACTGGTCGCGAGGTCCCGGCCGTGA
- a CDS encoding STAS domain-containing protein, which yields MDRVPILKIGDVLLVSIQVDMSDQTALQLQDDLAERIVATGCHGVIIDITALDIVDSFVGRMLSTIASISKVLDAETVVVGMRPAVAITLVELGLSLNGIRTALNVERGMELIAAARYDEGGYEPDGDDADAETTATP from the coding sequence ATGGACCGCGTGCCGATCCTGAAGATCGGCGACGTGCTGCTGGTCTCCATCCAGGTCGACATGTCCGACCAGACCGCGCTCCAGCTCCAGGACGACCTGGCCGAGCGGATCGTGGCCACCGGCTGCCACGGCGTCATCATCGACATCACCGCGCTGGACATCGTCGACTCGTTCGTCGGCCGGATGCTCTCCACCATCGCCTCCATCTCCAAGGTGCTCGACGCCGAGACGGTGGTGGTCGGGATGCGACCCGCGGTCGCCATCACCCTGGTCGAGCTGGGCCTGTCGCTCAACGGCATCCGTACCGCGCTGAACGTCGAGCGCGGGATGGAACTGATCGCGGCGGCCCGGTACGACGAGGGCGGGTACGAGCCCGACGGCGACGACGCGGACGCCGAGACGACGGCCACGCCATGA
- a CDS encoding ATP-binding protein → MTAGVDLGTPQTQAIRSDEDVVRVRQLVRTVAVAVKLSLVDQTKLVTAASELARNTLVYGGGGTVEVATVDNGRRRGVRIVFADSGPGIADLDLALTDGYTTGGGLGLGLSGARRLVDEFDIRTGVGEGTTITVTKWSR, encoded by the coding sequence ATGACCGCCGGCGTCGACCTGGGGACGCCGCAGACCCAGGCGATCCGCAGCGACGAGGACGTGGTGCGGGTCCGGCAGCTGGTGCGTACGGTGGCGGTCGCCGTGAAGCTGTCCCTGGTGGACCAGACCAAGCTGGTCACCGCGGCGAGCGAACTGGCCCGCAACACCCTGGTCTACGGCGGCGGGGGCACCGTCGAGGTGGCGACCGTGGACAACGGGCGGCGTCGGGGCGTACGCATCGTCTTCGCCGACTCCGGACCCGGCATCGCCGACCTGGACCTGGCCCTCACCGACGGCTACACCACCGGCGGTGGCCTGGGCCTCGGGCTCAGCGGCGCCCGCCGGCTCGTCGACGAGTTCGACATCCGGACCGGCGTGGGCGAGGGCACCACGATCACGGTCACCAAGTGGTCCCGATGA
- a CDS encoding IS607 family transposase encodes MNLKEWAAATGISYATARRRYESGTLPVPAYRLGRLIMVGEPLTGVTAEAGQTVVYACGSSADQKPDLDRQVARVTVWATGQRLAVDRVVTEVGSALDGHRKKFLALLRDPAVTTIVVEHRDRFARFGAEYVEAALAAQGRRLLVVDPAGVDDDLVRDVTEILTSLCSRLYGRQAAENRARRAVEVATEDPA; translated from the coding sequence GTGAATTTGAAGGAGTGGGCGGCGGCCACCGGTATCTCGTATGCGACCGCGCGGCGGCGGTACGAGTCCGGGACGCTGCCCGTTCCCGCATACCGGCTCGGCCGGCTGATTATGGTCGGTGAACCGTTGACCGGTGTGACCGCCGAGGCGGGGCAGACCGTGGTGTATGCCTGTGGGTCGTCGGCCGACCAGAAGCCGGATCTGGACCGGCAGGTCGCCCGGGTCACTGTCTGGGCCACGGGGCAGCGTTTGGCCGTGGACCGGGTGGTGACCGAGGTCGGTTCGGCGCTCGACGGGCACCGCAAGAAGTTCCTCGCCCTGCTGCGCGACCCGGCCGTGACGACGATCGTGGTGGAGCACCGGGACCGGTTCGCCCGTTTTGGTGCCGAGTACGTCGAGGCCGCCCTCGCCGCGCAGGGTCGCCGTCTGTTGGTGGTCGACCCGGCCGGGGTGGACGACGACCTCGTGCGTGACGTCACCGAGATCCTGACGTCACTGTGCTCCCGCCTGTACGGCCGCCAGGCCGCCGAGAACCGCGCCCGCCGTGCGGTCGAGGTCGCCACGGAGGACCCGGCGTGA
- a CDS encoding ATP-binding protein, producing MALRVEQDIFLVRQRGREVAAAVGLEHQDQVRLATALSEVARDLLHSTGGADVAFGTVFATGDGRHHLRADLTPVRPLPHGRYEPQSGAVARLVDTLGVVGVEGDTVVRMSRRIPANAQALTPERLAELRAELGQSAPGSALDELATQNAQLIAALDEVRSQRDELAVLNAELEETNRGVMALYAQLSEELEETNRGVVALYAELDEKSAQLRAASESKSRFLANVSHELRAPVTAIIGLGRLLTDSASDPLTAAQSEQIGLIRSSATDLLTLVNDLLDLAKAESGRIEPDWAEVDLRAVFGQLRGTLRALSPRPEVELVVEEPPAPAAVVSDEVLLAQVLRNLLHNGLKFTEQGEVRMRAERLGDRWRLTVSDTGVGIPAELQERIFEEFYQVPGNTRVRGTGLGLPYARRLVTLLGGTLELTSEPGRGSTFTVTLPVERA from the coding sequence ATGGCGCTGCGGGTGGAGCAGGACATCTTCCTGGTCCGCCAGCGGGGCCGGGAGGTCGCCGCCGCGGTCGGGCTGGAGCACCAGGACCAGGTCCGGCTGGCCACCGCGCTCAGCGAGGTCGCGCGGGACCTGCTGCACAGCACCGGCGGCGCGGACGTCGCCTTCGGCACCGTCTTCGCGACGGGCGACGGCCGCCACCACCTGCGGGCCGACCTGACGCCGGTACGGCCGCTGCCCCACGGCCGGTACGAGCCGCAGTCGGGTGCGGTGGCACGTCTGGTGGACACGCTGGGCGTGGTCGGCGTCGAGGGGGATACGGTCGTGAGGATGTCCCGACGGATCCCGGCCAACGCGCAGGCGCTGACCCCGGAGCGACTGGCCGAGCTCCGCGCCGAGCTCGGGCAGAGCGCCCCGGGCAGCGCCCTGGACGAGCTGGCGACGCAGAACGCCCAGCTGATCGCCGCGCTGGACGAGGTCCGCAGCCAACGGGACGAGCTGGCCGTGCTGAACGCGGAGCTGGAGGAGACCAACCGGGGCGTGATGGCCCTCTACGCCCAGCTCTCCGAGGAGCTGGAGGAGACCAACCGGGGCGTGGTGGCCCTCTACGCCGAGCTGGACGAGAAGTCGGCCCAGCTGCGGGCGGCCAGCGAGTCCAAGAGCCGGTTCCTGGCCAACGTCTCGCACGAGCTGCGCGCCCCGGTGACCGCGATCATCGGGTTGGGGCGGCTGCTGACCGACTCGGCCTCCGACCCGCTCACCGCGGCCCAGTCGGAGCAGATCGGGCTGATCCGGTCCTCGGCGACCGACCTGCTCACCCTCGTCAACGACCTGCTCGACCTGGCCAAGGCGGAGTCCGGCCGGATCGAGCCGGACTGGGCGGAGGTCGACCTGCGGGCCGTCTTCGGGCAGCTGCGGGGCACCCTGCGGGCGCTGAGCCCTCGGCCCGAGGTCGAGCTGGTGGTGGAGGAGCCGCCGGCCCCCGCGGCCGTCGTGTCGGACGAGGTGCTGCTCGCCCAGGTGCTGCGTAACCTGCTGCACAACGGGTTGAAGTTCACCGAACAGGGTGAGGTCCGGATGCGCGCGGAACGGCTCGGCGACCGCTGGCGGCTCACCGTGTCGGACACCGGCGTCGGCATCCCGGCCGAGCTCCAGGAGCGGATCTTCGAGGAGTTCTACCAGGTTCCGGGGAACACCCGGGTGCGCGGCACCGGCCTCGGCCTGCCGTACGCGCGGCGGCTGGTCACCCTGCTCGGCGGGACGCTGGAGCTGACCAGCGAGCCCGGCCGGGGCAGCACCTTCACCGTCACCCTTCCCGTGGAACGGGCATGA
- a CDS encoding STAS domain-containing protein produces the protein MSLTVHTEQRGDVVVVSVAGELDMATAPQLQDQITDLLDRGRSRLVFDLADVSFCDSTGLSVFVRAKNSCDEAGGVVRLAAPQRGVLRILEVSGLVEVLHTYPTVEQAVAGDPTPASS, from the coding sequence ATGTCCTTGACGGTGCACACGGAACAACGCGGCGACGTGGTCGTCGTGTCGGTCGCGGGCGAGCTGGACATGGCGACCGCGCCTCAGCTGCAGGACCAGATCACGGACCTGCTGGACCGGGGGCGCAGTCGTCTGGTGTTCGACCTGGCCGACGTGTCGTTCTGTGACTCGACCGGGTTGTCCGTCTTCGTGCGCGCCAAGAACAGCTGCGACGAGGCCGGCGGCGTGGTGCGGTTGGCCGCCCCGCAGCGTGGCGTGCTGCGCATCCTGGAGGTGAGCGGTCTCGTCGAGGTGCTGCACACCTACCCGACGGTCGAGCAGGCCGTCGCGGGTGACCCCACACCGGCCTCCTCCTGA
- a CDS encoding STAS domain-containing protein, translating to MALSAEESGRLAGLLSEHGDRITARWTESVAASLRGRLSQAELRRQLQELHASMIAAAQGGLADLSDDQAAELRALLAELSRGRARQGFSATETAVSVYALKGVLLDLVDSGDAGALRDFIAYSRLIDQMGLFTFESYVRTRESLIADQAEQLLELSTPVVKLWEGVVAVPLVGTLDSARAQVVMERLLQTLVDTGSPYAIIDITGVPAVDTQVAQHILKTVVAARLMGADCIISGIRPQIAQTIVALGIEFGDIATKASLADALRHVLRLTGVETARRHPRREA from the coding sequence ATGGCGCTGAGCGCGGAAGAGAGTGGTCGGCTCGCCGGTCTGCTCAGTGAGCACGGCGACCGGATCACGGCCCGGTGGACGGAATCGGTCGCGGCGTCGCTGCGCGGCCGGCTGAGCCAGGCCGAGCTGCGCCGCCAGCTCCAGGAGCTGCACGCTAGCATGATCGCCGCCGCCCAGGGCGGGCTGGCCGACCTTTCCGACGACCAGGCCGCCGAGCTGCGCGCCCTGCTCGCCGAGCTGTCCCGCGGCCGGGCCCGGCAGGGCTTCTCCGCCACCGAGACCGCGGTCAGCGTCTACGCCCTCAAGGGCGTCCTGCTGGACCTGGTCGACAGCGGCGACGCCGGCGCGCTGCGCGACTTCATCGCCTACTCCCGGCTGATCGACCAGATGGGGCTCTTCACCTTCGAGAGCTACGTCCGCACCCGGGAGAGCCTGATCGCCGACCAGGCCGAGCAGCTGCTCGAACTCTCCACCCCGGTGGTGAAGCTCTGGGAGGGCGTGGTCGCCGTGCCGCTGGTCGGCACGCTCGACTCCGCCCGCGCCCAGGTGGTGATGGAACGGCTGCTCCAGACGCTGGTCGACACCGGCTCGCCGTACGCGATCATCGACATCACCGGTGTGCCGGCGGTCGACACCCAGGTCGCCCAGCACATCCTCAAGACGGTGGTGGCCGCCCGGCTGATGGGCGCCGACTGCATCATCTCCGGCATCCGCCCGCAGATCGCCCAGACGATCGTCGCCCTCGGCATCGAGTTCGGCGACATCGCCACCAAGGCGAGCCTGGCCGACGCCCTGCGCCACGTACTGCGGCTCACCGGCGTGGAGACCGCCCGCCGGCACCCCCGCCGGGAGGCCTGA